A genomic region of Thunnus albacares chromosome 2, fThuAlb1.1, whole genome shotgun sequence contains the following coding sequences:
- the LOC122966552 gene encoding zinc-binding protein A33-like, translating to MAEKAALFESFLSCHVCSETFRDPVSLSCNHSFCSSCLQKFWEQAKNKNCPICKRKSSKDYPPINLSLKDLADSFAKRQNNDSSETEKEKEKEEVVCDKHPEVPYWFCEDEQRAVCPVCEFSLHQSHKVVPVEQAVSDLKDQLKSDLESLQDKRDKNKQVEETYNEVIQHSKKQLLSTEKQIRAEFNKLHQFLKEEEESRLAALREEEEQKGKTIGTEMKRIQEQISSLSDSISAVEEDLQKHNVSFLSSYKPTQTRARDQCSLSDPQLVSGALIDVAKHLGNLSFRVWEKMKEKVHFSPVILDPNTANPRLYLSDDLTSVRCGDTEQQLPDNPERCTYYANVLGAEGFSSGKHSWEVEVGDHPVWNAGLAKESVDRKGKRFASPEYGIWCLLHRSGKYTNGLGETVSVKKSLQRIRVQLDYDRGEVSFYDPEDKTHICTHRDTFTEKLFPYFNLGEAGDVKTTDIKICQTEISL from the coding sequence ATGGCTGAGAAAGCTGCTCTTTTTGAAAGTTTCCTGAGTTGCCACGTGTGTTCAGAGACTTTCAGAGATCCTGTGTCTCTGAGCTGCAACCACAGCTTCTGTTCAAGCTGTCTGCAAAAATTCTGGgaacaagctaaaaacaaaaactgtcccatttgtaaaagaaaatcctCAAAGGATTATCCACCCATCAACCTTTCTCTCAAAGACCTGGCTGACTCCTTTGCTAAGAGGCAGAATAATGATTCATCTGAGacggagaaagaaaaggagaaagaggaagtggtgTGTGATAAACATCCAGAAGTCCCTTATTGGTTCTGTGAGGATGAACAGAGAGCTGTGTGTCCTGTCTGTGAGTTTTCTCTCCACCAGAGTCACAAGGTGGTTCCTGTAGAACAAGCAGTCAGTGACCTGAAGGACCAGCTGAAATCTGACTTAGAGTCTCTGCAGGACAAGagggacaaaaacaaacaagtggaGGAAACATACAATGAAGTGATTCAACACTCCAAGAAGCAGCTGTTGTCCACAGAGAAGCAGATCAGAGCAGAGTTCAACAAGCTCCACCAGTtcctgaaagaggaagaggagtccaGACTGGCagctctgagggaggaagaggagcagaagggGAAGACTATCGGCACAGAGATGAAGAGGATTCAGGAGCAGatctcctctctgtcagacaGTATCTCTGCAGTTGAAGAagacctgcagaaacacaacgTGTCATTCCTCAGCAGTTATAAACCCACTCAGACCAGAGCCAGAGACCAGTGCTCACTGTCAGATCCACAGCTGGTCTCAGGAGCACTGATAGATGtggccaaacacctgggcaacctgTCCTTCAGAGTCtgggagaagatgaaggagaaggtCCACTTCAGTCCTGTCATTCTGGACCCAAACACTGCAAACCCCCGTCTCTATCTGTCTGACgatctgaccagtgtgagatgtggagacacagagcagcagctcccTGATAATCCAGAGAGATGCACTTATTATGCCAATGTTCTGGGCGCTGAGGGCTTCAGCTCAGGGAAACACAgctgggaggtggaggtgggagaCCATCCTGTCTGGAATGCGGGTTTGGCTAAAGAGTCAGTTGACAGGAAGGGAAAGCGATTTGCTTCACCAGAATATGGAATCTGGTGTTTACTGCATCGCAGTGGAAAATACACTAATGGTCTTGGTGAGACTGTCAGTGTGAAGAAGAGTCTCCAGAGGATCAGAGTCCAACTGGACTATGACAGGGGGGAGGTGTCCTTCTACGACCCTGAAGACAAGACTCACATCTGCACTCACAGAGACActttcactgagaaactcttcCCTTATTTTAACCTTGGAGAGGCTGGTGATGTTAAAACCACTGATATCAAAATCTGTCAAACTGAGATTTCTCTGTGA
- the LOC122966610 gene encoding nuclear factor 7, brain-like produces MAERALFEGYLSCHVCSETFSDPVSLTCNHSFCSSCLQKFWEQAKNKNCPICKRKSSKDYPSINLSLKDLADSFAKRQNNSPETEKEKEKEEVVCHKHPEVPYWFCEDEQRVVCPVCDFLLHHGHKVVPVEQAVSDLKDQLKSDLKSLQDKMDKYKQVEKTYNEMIQHSKKQLLSTEKQIRAEFNKLHQFLKEEEESRLAALREEEEQKGKTISREMKRIQEQISSLSDSISAVEEDLQKHKVSFLSSYKPTQTRARDQCSLSDPQLVSGVLIDVAKHLGNLSFRVWEKTKEKVHFSPVILDPNTADPRLYLSDDLTSVRRGDTKQQLPDNPERNTKYITVLGSEGFSSRKHSWEVEVGDYPVWNVGLAKESVDRKGEIFSSPDYGIWCLWHGDGKYIDVVGETVSVKKSLQRIRVQLDYDRGEVSFYDPEDKTHIYTHRDTFTEKLFPYFNLGEAGDAKTTDIKICQTEISL; encoded by the coding sequence ATGGCTGAAAGAGCTCTTTTTGAAGGTTACCTGAGTTGCCATGTGTGTTCAGAGACTTTCAGTGATCCTGTGTCTCTGACCTGCAACCACAGCTTCTGTTCAAGCTGTCTGCAAAAATTCTGGgaacaagctaaaaacaaaaactgtcccatttgtaaaagaaaatcttcaaaGGATTATCCATCCATCAACCTCTCTCTCAAAGACCTGGCTGACTCCTTTGCTAAGAGGCAGAATAATTCACCTGAGacggagaaagaaaaggagaaagaggaagtggtgTGTCATAAACATCCAGAAGTCCCTTATTGGTTCTGTGAGGATGAACAGAGAGTTGTGTGTCCTGTCTGTGATTTTCTTCTCCATCACGGTCACAAGGTGGTTCCTGTAGAACAAGCAGTCAGTGACCTGAAGGACCAGCTGAAATCTGACTTAAAGTCTCTACAGGACAAGATGGACAAATACAAACAAGTGGAGAAAACATACAATGAAATGATTCAACACTCTAAGAAGCAGCTGTTGTCCACAGAGAAGCAGATCAGAGCAGAGTTCAACAAGCTCCACCAGTtcctgaaagaggaagaggagtccaGACTGGCagctctgagggaggaagaggagcagaagggGAAGACTAtcagcagagagatgaagaggattCAGGAGCAGatctcctctctgtcagacaGTATCTCTGCTGTTGAAGAagacctgcagaaacacaaggTGTCATTCCTCAGCAGTTATAAACCCACTCAGACCAGAGCCAGAGACCAGTGCTCACTGTCAGATCCACAGCTGGTCTCAGGAGTGCTGATAGATGtggccaaacacctgggcaacctgTCCTTCAGAGTCTGGGAGAAGACGAAGGAGAAGGTCCACTTCAGTCCTGTCATTCTGGACCCAAACACTGCAGACCCCCGTCTCTATCTGTCTGAtgatctgaccagtgtgagacGTGGAGACACAAAGCAGCAGCTCCCTGATAATCCAGAGAGAAACACTAAGTATATCACTGTTCTGGGCTCTGAGGGCTTCAGCTCAAGGAAACACAgctgggaggtggaggtgggagaCTATCCTGTCTGGAATGTGGGTTTGGCTAAAGAGTCAGTTGACAGGAAGGGAGAGATATTTTCCTCACCAGATTATGGAATCTGGTGTTTATGGCATGGTGATGGAAAATACATTGATGTTGTTGGTGAGACTGTCAGTGTGAAGAAGAGTCTCCAGAGGATCAGAGTCCAGCTGGACTATGACAGGGGGGAGGTGTCCTTCTACGACCCTGAAGACAAGACTCACATCTACACTCACAGAGACActttcactgagaaactcttcCCTTATTTTAACCTTGGAGAGGCTGGTGATGCTAAAACCACTGATATCAAAATCTGTCAAACTGAGATTTCTCTGTGA